The sequence below is a genomic window from Syntrophorhabdaceae bacterium.
GCACGGAGCGAAAGGAAGGAACGACCATGAACATCAAACGAGAGATCATTCAGGCTAACGGGTTCGGCATCCCGTGCGTCATCGTGACGCCTCCAGACTCCCGCGGTGCGGCTCTCATCGTCCACGGGTACGGCGGTTGCAAAGAGGAGCAGCTTGGCTTGGCCTGGCGCGTTGCTGAAGCCGGCATTACCGCATGCGCTATTGACCATCGGGGACACGGTGAACACAAACTGCCGTTAGACGAAGGTGTAGTGCATGATGTTGAAACTGCCATCACGTATTGCCGCCGTTTCGGCAAGGTTGCTGCCATAGGTCATTCTTCAGGCGGCCGCATCTGCCTGATGACTTCAGCGGATTTCGCTCTCGGGATATCACCCGCGCTTAAGACCACGTACAGTCCGGAGACACAGGGAATCATCACCATGATGAGGAGTTATCGAGTACGCGAGTCCTTTGCTGGTGTGAACTTTGAAGTTCTTAAGAAACTTCCCGTTCCACGATCTATCCACAAGGAACGGGGACTCATACTCTTTGGATCCCGAGATGTTCCGGAGATAGTAGCCGCATGCAAGGAGCTGCAAGCACAAGGCAATCCTGTTATAGAGATTGATCGGGCGCTGCACGGCGATATTTTCTTGCTTGAGGAGACTTTCGGGCGCGTGGTGAAGCAACTCGCTGTATGGTTCGGCAATGCGTGAGCTCGAACAGCACGTATGAACAGCGAACAGGGTTAGTTACCGACACGAGCCATGAGACTGCAACTTCCGTCTGGCTCATCACATCCGAACAGCTGGTCTGAAAAGCAAGGGCCGCCAGAAAACGGAGGTTTAAGTGAAAACCCATCGGTACCACCCCACCCGTACGTAAACCCACCCAAACGGCGCTATGTGCACTTACATCTCGTAATGCGCAACGGCAGCGCAGGTGGGATTTTTTATCTTGGCAAGTAGATAAACGGATTGAGGATTTCTTCCTCTTCTGCAAGGGTGAAGACCTGTTTTTCTCAGACGCTTGCGCATTACAAAATGGAAAGTGCCGAATCTGTAGCCGCATCGGTCTCAGGCCTTGCGGGTCACCAAAAATAGTAGCCAACCGTGACTATGTTGGCATGGACGGATCTGTTCGGAGAGGCGGTGCCCCCGTTTGAGTAGTGTCTGAACGTGTCCTCAATGAAGAAGTTCTTGTATCTGAGACCGAAGCCCGCCTGCAGTATGAAGTCAAAATGGGTTCCCTGTTCCTCGAAACCAATGGTGGTATAGGCCGCGCCGACTCCCGCACTCAGAAAAGGGCGCCAGTCATCTTTTCTGATCGGGTAGTACCGTATCCCCAGATTAAAACCGACGTCGGCGCCGTCGTTGGGCCTGTTCACGTAGGCTGCCCACGGCTGGGCAGTAACGTCAAGGTTCTTGAGGCCTGAAGCTCTTTCATAGAGATAGGCCACCTGAAAGAAATCGTACATCTGTCCGCCTTGGATGTGCCCCGTGCTCTTTCGCGGGTTGAGGAACCCAAAGCCGTAACCGACTGACATGGCCTGTTCCGCTGAAAAACTGCTGATCGCGCAAAACAGAGAGAGGCAGACCAGACACACGCCTGCCATCAATTTCGTCATCGGCTCGTGTTTTTGCCCGTTGGTGCTAAAGAGAATTCTCGCCCTCATGCGGTCACTGCTCTGAAGAATTGTTTTAACTATATAAGGCTTTACATACTAACGAATCGAACGACCTATATAACGGACATGGATCTGAACATTCATATTCTCAGCCACCGCCTACAGGAGGAAACATCGCAATGGTGTCTCCATCCTCGAGCTTTGTTTCAAGACCGTTCAGGTCATGAATGTGTTTGCCGTTTTTCAGGATTGCGACGTAAGGTTTAAGCTCATTACCGTCGAACATTTCCTCGCGGCGTTTCGACGAATCGCATAAGAGATCTAAGAGGTCCCTCATATTGGCCCCGCTTTGGAGCTCGACATACCTATCCTGAAAAAACTCTCTGAAAGATGCGAAGAATTTTAGTTGTATCTTCAAAATGGGATCTCCTCCCTCCGCAATATTCTACAATGAAGTCGAAGCGCGCAAGAATTCATTTGTCTCTCGTATCGCTCCGATCTCTATTCCAGGATTATTCATATGATTATCTTCACCTGGAAGTGCACGAGTAGCATGGGTCAATCGAGGCATTGATGATTGGAACATCGGCGAGATTAGCTCCAAGTACCATCAACCTCACGACCGGCATATTCACGAGACTTGGCGTGCGGATCTTCACCCTCGATGGAACATCTGAGCCATCAGAAGCAACATAGTAGAAGGCTTCTCCACGCGGGGCTTCGGAACGAACGACTGTCTCTCCCGGCGGCACCTCCACAAATTCGGGTCCACGGATTGGACCGGGGGGCATCTGTTTGAATGCC
It includes:
- a CDS encoding alpha/beta hydrolase, coding for TERKEGTTMNIKREIIQANGFGIPCVIVTPPDSRGAALIVHGYGGCKEEQLGLAWRVAEAGITACAIDHRGHGEHKLPLDEGVVHDVETAITYCRRFGKVAAIGHSSGGRICLMTSADFALGISPALKTTYSPETQGIITMMRSYRVRESFAGVNFEVLKKLPVPRSIHKERGLILFGSRDVPEIVAACKELQAQGNPVIEIDRALHGDIFLLEETFGRVVKQLAVWFGNA
- a CDS encoding acyloxyacyl hydrolase: MRARILFSTNGQKHEPMTKLMAGVCLVCLSLFCAISSFSAEQAMSVGYGFGFLNPRKSTGHIQGGQMYDFFQVAYLYERASGLKNLDVTAQPWAAYVNRPNDGADVGFNLGIRYYPIRKDDWRPFLSAGVGAAYTTIGFEEQGTHFDFILQAGFGLRYKNFFIEDTFRHYSNGGTASPNRSVHANIVTVGYYFW
- a CDS encoding ubiquitin-like small modifier protein 1 translates to MKIQLKFFASFREFFQDRYVELQSGANMRDLLDLLCDSSKRREEMFDGNELKPYVAILKNGKHIHDLNGLETKLEDGDTIAMFPPVGGG